A single Neoarius graeffei isolate fNeoGra1 chromosome 23, fNeoGra1.pri, whole genome shotgun sequence DNA region contains:
- the LOC132871157 gene encoding apolipoprotein A-I-2-like, with translation MKFVTLALAFLLAAGCQARSLQADAPSQYEHIRAAVVTYLGQVKETAQKAINHLDDAEFKDYKARLTQGLDNIETLLKSASESLAPVREGIGPQIVETLSGVRERVSHDLEELRKELEPKREELRQVIKKHLDEYHAKLEPVLKEYSEKNKHQLDEFKAKFEPVIKELQEKIKVNVEETKSKLTPIVETIRNKLTKGLEELKATFGPHIQEYREQIEGVFTDLRNKYESGELQQKLKNLADELRPQLKGIYDTIEKAFKA, from the exons ATGAAGTTTGTGACTCTAGCTCTAGCTTTTCTGCTGGCTGCAG GTTGCCAGGCACGATCCCTGCAGGCTGACGCTCCATCCCAGTATGAGCACATAAGAGCTGCGGTGGTGACCTACCTCGGCCAGGTTAAGGAAACAGCACAGAAAGCTATTAACCATCTTGATGATGCTGAGTTCAAGGATTACAA GGCACGCCTCACTCAGGGACTGGACAACATTGAGACCTTGCTCAAGTCTGCCTCTGAATCCCTTGCACCAGTCCGTGAAGGGATTGGACCTCAGATTGTTGAGACCCTTTCTGGTGTTCGTGAGAGGGTTTCCCATGACCTGGAGGAACTGCGCAAAGAGCTGGAGCCAAAGCGTGAGGAGCTGCGCCAGGTTATAAAGAAGCATCTTGATGAGTATCATGCAAAGCTGGAGCCTGTACTGAAGGAGTACTCTGAGAAGAACAAGCATCAGCTAGATGAGTTCAAGGCCAAGTTTGAGCCTGTAATCAAGGAGCTGCAGGAGAAGATCAAGGTCAATGTAGAGGAGACCAAGTCCAAGCTGACCCCCATTGTGGAAACCATTCGTAACAAGCTAACCAAGGGCCTTGAGGAGCTGAAGGCTACATTTGGACCCCATATCCAAGAGTACAGGGAGCAGATTGAAGGTGTCTTTACTGATCTACGCAACAAGTATGAATCTGGGGAGTTGCAACAGAAGCTCAAGAATTTGGCTGATGAGCTCAGGCCCCAGCTGAAGGGTATCTACGACACCATTGAGAAGGCTTTCAAGGCATAA